In Microbacterium sp. SLBN-146, one genomic interval encodes:
- a CDS encoding ribbon-helix-helix domain-containing protein — protein MAMTLRIPEELDRQLEEIAAAEHVSKHTLLLQAAQQIVDRRERRAQIAGAVDFVLSHDAVLLERLADA, from the coding sequence ATGGCCATGACCCTGCGGATTCCCGAAGAGCTCGACCGTCAGCTCGAAGAGATCGCCGCGGCCGAGCACGTCTCGAAGCACACGCTGTTGTTGCAGGCTGCGCAGCAGATCGTCGATCGACGCGAACGTCGAGCGCAGATCGCCGGCGCCGTCGATTTCGTGCTCTCGCACGACGCGGTGCTCCTCGAGCGACTCGCCGACGCGTGA
- a CDS encoding histidinol-phosphate transaminase — translation MTEASDIPIRVRPEIAALPPYKQGKQAGADAFKLSSNENPFDPLPGVVEAVTAAASFNRYPDASAGRLRARLAERFGVTADSVHVGSGSVAILAQLVQATAGPADEVIYAWRSFEAYPWLAVVAGATAVHVPLTPDARHDLPAMARAITERTRAIIVCSPNNPTGPIVTQAEFDAFVADVPADVLVILDEAYAEFVTDPDAVDGMYVLGNAGRPNVVVLRTFSKAFGLAGLRVGYAIGHPRLLDAARSTAIPLSVTAQAEEAALASLDVEDALRERVSVIAERRDRLAASLRDAGWAVPQAQGNFVWLPAGHETMALAEAFDAAGIIVRPFAGDGIRISVGEEESVEKVLRIAASVVNDLPEGHSGRRLA, via the coding sequence GTGACCGAAGCCTCCGACATCCCCATCCGTGTGCGGCCCGAGATCGCCGCGCTGCCCCCGTACAAGCAGGGAAAGCAGGCGGGGGCCGACGCCTTCAAGTTGTCGAGCAACGAGAACCCTTTCGATCCGCTGCCCGGCGTCGTCGAGGCGGTCACGGCCGCGGCATCCTTCAACCGGTATCCGGATGCCTCGGCGGGACGCCTGCGCGCGCGCCTCGCGGAGCGCTTCGGTGTCACGGCCGACTCCGTGCACGTCGGATCGGGGAGTGTCGCGATCCTCGCGCAACTCGTCCAGGCGACGGCGGGTCCGGCTGACGAGGTCATCTACGCGTGGCGCTCCTTCGAGGCCTACCCGTGGCTCGCGGTCGTTGCGGGCGCGACGGCCGTCCACGTGCCGCTCACGCCGGACGCGCGCCACGACCTTCCCGCGATGGCCCGCGCCATCACGGAACGCACGCGCGCGATCATCGTGTGCAGCCCCAACAACCCGACGGGGCCCATCGTCACGCAGGCCGAGTTCGACGCGTTCGTCGCCGACGTGCCCGCCGACGTTCTCGTGATCCTCGACGAGGCGTACGCGGAGTTCGTGACCGACCCGGACGCCGTCGACGGAATGTACGTCCTCGGCAACGCCGGGCGCCCGAACGTCGTCGTGCTGCGGACGTTCTCGAAGGCGTTCGGACTCGCGGGACTTCGTGTCGGCTACGCGATCGGACACCCGCGCCTTCTCGACGCTGCCCGCAGCACCGCGATCCCGCTCTCGGTCACGGCCCAGGCCGAAGAAGCCGCGCTCGCGAGCCTCGACGTGGAAGACGCGCTCCGCGAGCGCGTGAGCGTCATCGCCGAGCGGCGGGACCGGCTCGCCGCGAGCCTCCGCGATGCCGGATGGGCCGTCCCACAGGCGCAGGGGAACTTCGTCTGGCTGCCCGCGGGACACGAGACGATGGCGCTCGCCGAGGCGTTCGACGCGGCCGGGATCATCGTGCGGCCCTTTGCGGGAGACGGCATCCGTATCTCGGTCGGCGAAGAGGAGTCTGTCGAGAAGGTCCTACGGATCGCGGCATCCGTTGTGAACGACCTCCCAGAAGGCCATTCCGGCCGACGGCTAGCGTAG
- a CDS encoding alpha-ketoacid dehydrogenase subunit beta: protein MPFSKALNAGLRAAMTNSDRVLMMGEDIGRLGGVFRVTEGLLADFGPQRVLDTPLAESGIVGTAIGLAMAGFRPVIEIQFDGFVFPAFDQITTQLAKLTNRHEGSLSLPVVIRIPYGGHIGAVEHHQESPEAYFTHTPGLRVVSPSTPNDAYWMIQDAIESRDPVIFLEPKAKYWQKGEVDTEARAVPLHASRLVRRGTDVTLVGHGAMVTTLLQAAALAESEGTSCEVVDLRSLSPVDYGPILDSVRRTGRMVYAQEAPGFTSLGSEVAATVMEKAFYALEAPVLRVSGLDTPFPPAKLEGTYLPDADRILEAVDRALAY, encoded by the coding sequence ATGCCGTTCAGCAAGGCGCTCAACGCCGGTCTGCGCGCGGCGATGACGAACAGCGACCGCGTCCTCATGATGGGAGAGGACATCGGCCGTCTCGGCGGCGTCTTCCGTGTCACCGAAGGACTCCTCGCCGACTTCGGCCCCCAGCGCGTGCTGGACACGCCGCTCGCCGAATCCGGCATCGTCGGCACGGCGATCGGTCTCGCGATGGCGGGCTTCCGTCCCGTCATCGAGATCCAGTTCGATGGGTTCGTCTTCCCCGCGTTCGACCAGATCACGACGCAGCTCGCGAAGCTCACCAACCGGCACGAGGGGTCGCTGTCGCTTCCCGTCGTCATCCGGATCCCCTACGGCGGTCACATCGGCGCCGTCGAGCACCACCAGGAGAGCCCCGAAGCGTACTTCACCCACACGCCGGGCCTCCGGGTCGTGTCGCCCTCGACGCCCAACGACGCGTACTGGATGATCCAGGATGCGATCGAGTCGCGAGACCCCGTCATCTTCCTCGAGCCCAAGGCGAAGTACTGGCAGAAGGGCGAGGTCGACACCGAGGCGCGTGCGGTTCCGCTCCACGCGTCGCGCCTCGTCCGCCGCGGCACCGACGTCACCCTCGTCGGACACGGCGCGATGGTGACGACGCTCCTCCAGGCCGCGGCGCTCGCCGAGTCGGAGGGGACATCGTGCGAGGTCGTCGACCTCCGCTCGCTGTCGCCCGTCGACTACGGCCCGATCCTCGACTCCGTCCGTCGGACGGGGCGCATGGTCTACGCACAGGAGGCCCCGGGCTTCACGTCGCTCGGCTCCGAGGTCGCGGCGACCGTCATGGAGAAGGCCTTCTACGCCCTCGAGGCCCCCGTGCTGCGCGTGTCGGGCCTCGACACGCCCTTCCCGCCCGCGAAGCTCGAGGGCACCTACCTCCCGGATGCCGATCGCATCCTCGAGGCGGTCGACCGCGCTCTGGCGTACTGA
- a CDS encoding type II toxin-antitoxin system death-on-curing family toxin: MTQYLTLDDALHVTSVFGFHVRDAGLLSSALARPAASMFGDEAYPTIDGKAAALLESLLRNHALVDGNKRTGWTLMVAFLWINGGVHEFDTDGAFDLIVGIAEGRIDLETTAAAIAAHRAARLN; this comes from the coding sequence GTGACGCAGTATCTGACCCTCGACGACGCGCTCCATGTGACGAGCGTCTTCGGATTCCACGTTCGGGATGCGGGGCTCCTGTCATCCGCGCTGGCCCGCCCGGCGGCGTCGATGTTCGGAGACGAGGCCTATCCGACGATCGATGGCAAGGCCGCGGCCCTGCTGGAGTCGCTTCTGCGCAACCACGCTCTCGTCGATGGGAACAAGCGCACAGGCTGGACGCTCATGGTCGCCTTCCTCTGGATCAACGGGGGGGTTCACGAGTTCGACACCGACGGCGCTTTCGACCTGATCGTCGGCATCGCTGAGGGCCGCATCGATCTGGAGACGACAGCCGCCGCGATCGCGGCACACCGCGCGGCCCGTCTGAACTGA
- a CDS encoding permease yields the protein MGVGAAIVAALFAIDAFAPTLFPASLPTRAQDGLTLAVSVLIESLPFVALGVVLSIVVQVWIPPGVIERWLPRRAWARRAVLSLLGMLVPVCECGNVPFARGLLMRGFSVSETMTFLIAAPIVNPIVIITTHQAFGFDDGILVARLLGGYAIANLIGWLYSRHPSPDALLTDRFRDTCALSLEQAEQGGGRNGKTRRTLAQFVVELRAVMPALIIGSALAGAVQVLVPREALVAIGSNPALSIVAMIALAMIVSICSNVDSFFALSFASTFTPGSLIAFLLVGPLVDVKMLALLRTTFTTRALAGIVVIVVLSAFAIGAVVNLIG from the coding sequence ATGGGCGTGGGCGCGGCCATCGTCGCGGCGCTTTTCGCCATCGACGCCTTCGCGCCGACGCTCTTCCCGGCATCCCTCCCCACCCGCGCGCAGGACGGACTGACGCTCGCGGTCAGCGTCCTGATCGAATCCCTTCCCTTCGTCGCCCTCGGCGTCGTGCTGTCGATCGTCGTGCAGGTGTGGATTCCGCCCGGCGTCATCGAGCGGTGGCTCCCCCGACGCGCGTGGGCGCGCCGCGCCGTGCTGTCGCTCCTCGGGATGCTCGTCCCAGTCTGCGAGTGCGGCAATGTGCCCTTCGCACGAGGCCTCCTCATGCGCGGCTTCAGCGTGTCCGAGACGATGACGTTCCTCATCGCGGCTCCCATCGTGAACCCCATCGTCATCATCACGACGCACCAGGCGTTCGGTTTCGACGACGGCATCCTCGTGGCCCGCCTCCTCGGCGGCTACGCGATCGCGAACCTCATCGGATGGCTGTACTCGCGGCATCCCTCGCCCGACGCCCTCCTCACCGACCGCTTCCGCGACACGTGCGCCCTCTCGCTCGAACAGGCGGAGCAGGGCGGCGGCAGGAACGGCAAGACGCGTCGCACCCTCGCGCAGTTCGTCGTCGAACTCCGCGCCGTCATGCCGGCGCTCATCATCGGATCGGCCCTCGCCGGCGCCGTGCAGGTGCTCGTGCCGCGTGAGGCGCTCGTCGCGATCGGGTCGAACCCCGCCCTGTCGATCGTCGCGATGATCGCCCTGGCGATGATCGTCTCGATCTGCTCGAACGTCGACTCGTTCTTCGCGCTCTCGTTCGCGTCGACGTTCACGCCGGGCTCGCTCATCGCGTTCCTCCTCGTCGGCCCGCTCGTCGACGTCAAGATGCTCGCCCTCCTGCGCACGACCTTCACGACGCGCGCCCTCGCGGGGATCGTCGTCATCGTCGTGCTGTCGGCGTTCGCGATCGGAGCGGTGGTGAACCTCATTGGCTGA
- a CDS encoding dihydrolipoamide acetyltransferase family protein: protein MSTQTFVLPDVGEGLTEAEIVSWRVAPGDTVAVNDVLVEIETAKSLVELPSPFGGTVGSLLVAEGDTVNVGAPIITIADAAAAAPATVGQSEHGAPGADAADDGGAVLVGYGTGGQVTSRRKKVDPARVAEERVGSSVGVVAKPPIRKLARDLGVDLADVVPSGPSREVTRDDVMKHASQASVFRNIETPEWSDVREETIPVAAPPAAASAPVDEAREETIAVKGVRKATASAMTSSAYTAPHVSVWVDVDASRTMELVKRLKSSPDFADVKVSPLLIMARAVIWAVRRTPMVNAAWIDSDEGAQIRVRHYVNLGIAAATPRGLLVPNIKDAQALNTRELARALEKLTLTAREGKTTPADQSGGTITITNIGVFGVDAGTPIINPGEVGIVALGAIRQKPWVVDGEVRPRWVTTVSGSFDHRVVDGDGVSRFIADIASVLEEPALLLD, encoded by the coding sequence ATGAGCACCCAGACGTTCGTCCTCCCCGATGTCGGCGAGGGCCTCACCGAAGCTGAGATCGTGTCCTGGCGCGTGGCTCCGGGTGACACCGTGGCCGTCAACGACGTGCTCGTCGAGATCGAGACGGCGAAGTCGCTCGTCGAACTCCCGTCGCCCTTCGGCGGCACGGTCGGCTCGCTCCTCGTCGCCGAGGGTGACACCGTCAACGTCGGAGCACCCATCATCACGATCGCGGATGCCGCGGCCGCCGCACCCGCGACCGTCGGGCAGTCCGAGCACGGTGCGCCCGGCGCCGACGCCGCGGACGACGGCGGCGCCGTCCTCGTCGGCTACGGGACGGGCGGGCAGGTGACGTCGCGGCGCAAGAAGGTCGACCCGGCGCGGGTCGCGGAGGAGCGCGTCGGCTCGTCGGTCGGTGTCGTCGCGAAGCCTCCCATCCGCAAGCTCGCCCGCGACCTCGGGGTCGACCTCGCCGACGTCGTGCCCAGCGGCCCTTCGCGAGAGGTGACGCGCGACGACGTCATGAAGCACGCCTCGCAGGCGTCCGTCTTCCGGAACATCGAGACCCCGGAGTGGAGCGACGTGCGCGAGGAGACGATTCCCGTCGCGGCGCCTCCCGCCGCGGCATCCGCGCCTGTCGACGAGGCCCGCGAGGAGACGATCGCCGTCAAGGGTGTGCGCAAGGCGACCGCGAGCGCCATGACGTCGAGCGCCTACACGGCCCCGCACGTGTCGGTGTGGGTCGACGTCGATGCGTCGCGGACGATGGAGCTCGTCAAGCGCCTCAAGTCCTCGCCCGACTTCGCCGACGTCAAGGTGTCGCCGCTGCTGATCATGGCGCGCGCCGTCATCTGGGCCGTCCGGCGCACGCCGATGGTGAATGCGGCCTGGATCGACTCCGACGAGGGGGCGCAGATCCGTGTGCGCCACTATGTCAATCTCGGGATCGCCGCCGCGACCCCGCGGGGCCTCCTCGTGCCGAACATCAAGGACGCGCAGGCCCTCAACACCCGCGAACTCGCCCGCGCGCTCGAGAAGCTCACGCTCACGGCGCGCGAGGGCAAGACGACGCCCGCGGACCAGTCGGGCGGCACGATCACGATCACGAACATCGGAGTGTTCGGCGTGGATGCCGGAACGCCGATCATCAATCCGGGCGAGGTCGGCATCGTGGCACTCGGCGCGATCCGTCAGAAGCCGTGGGTCGTCGACGGTGAAGTGCGCCCCCGCTGGGTCACGACGGTGTCGGGGTCGTTCGACCACCGCGTCGTCGACGGCGACGGCGTCTCGCGCTTCATCGCGGACATCGCCTCGGTGCTCGAGGAACCCGCGCTGTTGTTGGACTGA
- a CDS encoding phage holin family protein has translation MRFIVRVVVNAFAIWVVTLIPALQVSVIAFAPGETLQLVLTLLLVALIFALVNTIIGTVLKVLAFPLYIITLGLIGLIINAFLLWLTGWITSFWDWGLRVESFWWGVVAALIISLINWVFGILLRPKTKD, from the coding sequence ATGCGATTCATCGTCCGTGTCGTCGTCAACGCCTTCGCCATCTGGGTCGTGACCCTGATTCCCGCCCTGCAGGTGTCGGTCATCGCCTTCGCCCCCGGCGAGACGCTCCAGCTCGTGCTGACGCTCCTCCTCGTCGCGCTCATCTTCGCGCTCGTCAACACGATCATCGGCACCGTCTTGAAGGTGCTCGCGTTCCCGCTCTACATCATCACTCTCGGTCTCATCGGGTTGATCATCAACGCCTTCCTCCTGTGGCTGACGGGCTGGATCACGTCGTTCTGGGACTGGGGTCTGCGCGTCGAGAGCTTCTGGTGGGGCGTTGTGGCGGCGCTCATCATCTCGCTCATCAACTGGGTGTTCGGGATCCTGCTCCGCCCGAAGACGAAAGACTGA
- a CDS encoding metal ABC transporter ATP-binding protein gives MTSPLVIRDAALRRGGRELWSGLDLEVEPGELIAILGPSGTGKTTLLRAILGLEDLSAGSISVLGDEVRHRGNRHVGYIPQQRPLARETSLRGRDLVALGVDGHRFGFPFPRRGDRARIDALVDAVGAREFADRPVGVLSGGEQQRLRVGQALADNPRLLLCDEPLTSLDLANQQAIIGLLERHRKETDAAVLLVTHDINPLLGKVDRILYIANGRFMLGKPVDVLRSDVLTDLYGAHVFVLRAGDRLVVVGAPDAETSHHHHDEEHA, from the coding sequence GTGACGTCTCCGCTCGTCATCCGTGACGCGGCGCTGCGCCGGGGTGGGCGCGAACTGTGGTCGGGTCTCGATCTCGAGGTGGAGCCCGGTGAGCTCATCGCGATCCTCGGACCCAGCGGAACCGGCAAGACGACGCTCCTCCGGGCAATCCTCGGTCTCGAAGACCTAAGCGCCGGCTCGATCAGCGTGCTCGGCGACGAGGTGCGCCACCGCGGCAACCGGCACGTCGGATACATCCCCCAGCAGCGCCCGCTCGCCCGCGAGACGTCATTGCGCGGCCGCGACCTCGTCGCCCTCGGCGTCGACGGTCACCGCTTCGGGTTCCCGTTCCCGCGCCGGGGCGACCGGGCGAGGATCGACGCCCTCGTCGACGCGGTCGGCGCGCGCGAGTTCGCCGATCGTCCGGTCGGAGTGCTGTCGGGCGGCGAGCAGCAGCGGCTCCGGGTCGGGCAGGCGCTCGCCGACAACCCGCGGCTCCTCCTCTGCGACGAGCCACTGACGAGTCTCGACCTCGCGAACCAGCAGGCGATCATCGGGCTTCTCGAACGGCATCGCAAAGAGACGGATGCCGCCGTGCTCCTCGTCACGCACGACATCAACCCCCTGCTGGGCAAGGTCGACCGCATCCTCTACATCGCCAACGGCCGCTTCATGCTCGGCAAGCCCGTCGACGTCCTGCGCTCGGACGTCCTCACCGATCTGTACGGCGCACACGTCTTCGTGCTGCGGGCCGGAGATCGGCTCGTCGTCGTCGGCGCTCCCGACGCGGAGACTTCGCACCACCATCACGACGAGGAGCACGCATGA
- a CDS encoding thiamine pyrophosphate-dependent enzyme has product MTPFEELADEPTLAEEPGVVRVLAADGTFAPSPAAEQYLPLIEALPDSEIEGLYRDMAVIRAFDRQATNLQRQGQLALWPPSYGQEAAQVGSARAARSQDHIFPSYREHVVTKIRGVDPVDILRLMRGLTHGGWNPSDPKNGNTHLYTLVLGAQTLHATGFGMGLVFDKRCGTGDPERDEAVIVYYGDGASSQGDVHEAMVFAASYRTPEVFFLQNNQWAISVPVSTQSPVPLARRAEGYGMPSIQIDGNDVLASYAVTRTALDEARSGLGPRAIEALTYRMGAHTTSDDPTKYRTSAQETSWAERDPITRMRVYLEGRGASAAFFADVDAEAAATAEDVRVRTTALGGIETDLIFDHVYSEPHPLIDEQRAWLASYEASFEGGAS; this is encoded by the coding sequence GTGACCCCGTTCGAAGAACTGGCCGACGAGCCGACTCTCGCCGAGGAGCCGGGTGTCGTGCGCGTCCTCGCCGCCGACGGCACCTTCGCTCCGAGCCCCGCTGCCGAGCAGTACCTTCCGCTCATCGAGGCGCTCCCCGACAGCGAGATCGAAGGTCTCTACCGCGACATGGCGGTGATCCGGGCGTTCGACCGTCAGGCGACCAACCTGCAGCGGCAGGGCCAGCTCGCGCTGTGGCCACCGAGCTACGGTCAGGAGGCCGCTCAGGTCGGCTCGGCCCGCGCGGCTCGGAGCCAGGACCACATCTTCCCGTCGTACCGCGAGCACGTCGTGACCAAGATCCGCGGAGTGGACCCCGTCGACATCCTCCGACTCATGCGCGGGCTCACGCACGGCGGATGGAATCCGTCCGATCCGAAGAACGGGAACACCCACCTGTACACCCTGGTGCTCGGCGCGCAGACGCTGCACGCGACGGGCTTCGGCATGGGACTCGTATTCGACAAGCGCTGCGGCACGGGCGACCCCGAGCGCGACGAAGCCGTCATCGTCTACTACGGCGACGGAGCGTCGAGCCAGGGAGACGTCCACGAGGCGATGGTCTTCGCCGCGAGCTACCGCACGCCCGAGGTCTTCTTCCTGCAGAACAACCAGTGGGCGATCTCCGTGCCCGTGTCGACGCAGTCACCCGTGCCGCTTGCTCGTCGCGCGGAGGGCTACGGCATGCCGAGCATCCAGATCGACGGCAACGACGTGCTCGCGAGCTACGCCGTCACGCGGACGGCGCTCGACGAAGCGCGCTCCGGTCTCGGACCGCGCGCGATCGAGGCGTTGACGTACCGGATGGGCGCGCACACGACGAGCGACGATCCCACCAAGTACCGCACTTCCGCGCAGGAGACCTCGTGGGCGGAGCGCGACCCGATCACCCGGATGCGCGTCTACCTCGAGGGACGCGGCGCGTCCGCGGCCTTCTTCGCCGACGTCGACGCCGAAGCGGCCGCGACCGCGGAGGACGTCCGGGTCCGGACGACCGCGCTCGGCGGCATCGAGACCGACCTCATCTTCGACCACGTCTACAGCGAACCGCATCCCCTCATCGACGAGCAGCGCGCGTGGCTCGCGTCTTACGAGGCATCCTTCGAGGGAGGCGCATCGTGA
- a CDS encoding metal ABC transporter solute-binding protein, Zn/Mn family, translating to MASRRLLLPAALGAASVLALAGCASASDSSETDAPGDDRVTVVASTNVYGQIVEAIGGDAVDVTSIVASASQDPHSFEPSAQDQLLISRADLIVENGGGYDSFVDALIESSGSTAHVITAAEYSHDWPENEGHEEEGNDEADAATPAADDDHADEGDDHDHDHGDHGHVEGFNEHVWYDPHTVVHVAEAIAEELTELAPDSAETFTANLAEFEAGIEELEASLASLDADYGSTEIFVTEPVPLYLTSAAGLVNVAPGAFTEAVEEGQDVPAATLLEALDLLNGGTVKVVVTNSQTGGAETTAILDDAEAQSIPVVEFAETLPEGQTYLSWMQSNIEALESALEG from the coding sequence ATGGCATCCCGACGTCTCCTCCTTCCTGCCGCTCTCGGTGCGGCATCCGTTCTTGCTCTCGCCGGCTGCGCGTCCGCATCCGATAGCAGCGAGACCGATGCGCCGGGAGACGACCGCGTCACGGTTGTTGCGTCCACCAATGTGTACGGGCAGATCGTCGAAGCGATCGGCGGCGACGCTGTCGATGTGACGTCGATCGTCGCGTCGGCGTCGCAGGACCCGCACTCGTTCGAGCCGAGCGCGCAGGATCAGCTCCTCATCTCGCGCGCCGACCTGATCGTCGAGAACGGCGGCGGCTACGACTCGTTCGTCGATGCGCTCATCGAGTCGAGCGGATCGACGGCGCACGTCATCACGGCGGCGGAATACTCGCACGATTGGCCCGAGAACGAGGGCCACGAAGAGGAGGGTAACGACGAGGCGGATGCCGCGACCCCGGCCGCCGACGATGACCACGCCGACGAGGGTGACGATCACGACCACGATCACGGCGACCACGGACACGTCGAGGGCTTCAACGAGCACGTCTGGTACGACCCGCACACGGTCGTCCACGTCGCGGAGGCCATCGCCGAAGAGCTGACGGAGCTCGCTCCCGACAGCGCAGAGACGTTCACGGCGAACCTCGCGGAGTTCGAGGCGGGCATCGAAGAACTCGAGGCGTCGCTCGCGAGCCTCGACGCCGACTACGGCAGCACCGAGATCTTCGTGACCGAGCCCGTTCCGCTCTACCTGACCTCGGCCGCGGGCCTCGTCAACGTCGCCCCCGGGGCCTTCACGGAAGCCGTCGAGGAGGGCCAGGACGTACCCGCCGCGACGCTCCTCGAAGCGCTCGACCTCCTGAACGGTGGCACCGTGAAGGTCGTCGTGACGAACTCGCAGACGGGCGGCGCCGAGACGACCGCCATCCTGGACGACGCCGAGGCGCAGTCGATTCCGGTCGTGGAGTTCGCAGAGACGCTCCCCGAGGGCCAGACTTACCTCTCGTGGATGCAGTCGAACATCGAGGCGCTCGAGAGCGCCCTGGAGGGGTGA
- a CDS encoding Fur family transcriptional regulator codes for MAQRNTWQRERVREALADASGFVSAQTLHATLRDENTGIGLATVYRALAGLATVGEADSLQSPEGEALYRACSTTGHHHHLICRSCGLTVEIEADEVEAWARRTAERNGFTEAEHVVDIFGLCAACTSRNRERAGD; via the coding sequence ATGGCCCAGCGAAACACGTGGCAGCGCGAACGCGTGCGCGAGGCCCTGGCCGATGCGTCCGGGTTCGTGAGCGCCCAGACGCTGCACGCCACCCTTCGCGACGAGAACACGGGCATCGGACTCGCCACCGTCTATCGGGCCCTCGCGGGACTCGCCACGGTCGGTGAGGCCGACTCATTGCAGAGCCCCGAGGGTGAAGCGCTCTACCGGGCCTGCTCCACGACCGGACACCACCACCACCTCATCTGCCGCTCGTGCGGCCTCACGGTCGAGATCGAGGCCGACGAGGTCGAGGCCTGGGCCCGCCGCACCGCCGAGCGGAACGGCTTCACCGAGGCCGAGCACGTCGTCGACATCTTCGGACTGTGCGCCGCCTGCACGTCCCGGAACCGTGAGCGTGCCGGGGACTGA
- a CDS encoding metal ABC transporter permease, which produces MNWADIADAMFGSLPDYADILALVMNSVIAGAVLGLVGGLIGVFVMQRDMAFAVHGISELSFAGAAAALLIGVDVVTGSIVGSLIAAAIIGWLGARARDRNSIIGVLMPFGLGLGILFLSLYDGRSANRFSLLTGQIVSVQTAQLGWLIGISAFVLIGILVIWRPLRFDSLDPQSAAARGVPTTAVSLGFMLLLGLMVAVSVHIIGALLVMALLVTPAAAAMRIASGPVAVPVLAASFGLVSAVGGILLAIMGTLPVSPYITTISFAIYLVCRIVGSRQGRVTRTP; this is translated from the coding sequence ATGAACTGGGCGGACATCGCCGACGCGATGTTCGGCAGCCTCCCCGACTACGCCGACATCCTCGCGCTCGTCATGAACTCCGTCATCGCGGGGGCCGTGCTCGGGCTCGTCGGCGGGCTCATCGGCGTCTTCGTCATGCAGCGAGACATGGCCTTCGCCGTCCACGGGATCAGCGAGCTCTCGTTCGCGGGGGCTGCAGCGGCGCTCCTGATCGGCGTCGACGTCGTGACGGGCTCGATCGTCGGCTCGCTCATCGCCGCCGCGATCATCGGCTGGCTCGGAGCTCGTGCCCGCGATCGCAACTCGATCATCGGCGTCCTGATGCCGTTCGGTCTGGGTCTCGGCATCCTGTTCCTGTCGCTCTACGACGGTCGAAGTGCCAACCGATTCAGTCTTCTCACGGGGCAGATCGTGTCGGTGCAGACGGCGCAGCTCGGGTGGCTCATCGGCATCAGCGCGTTCGTCCTCATCGGCATCCTCGTCATCTGGCGTCCGTTGCGGTTCGATTCGCTCGACCCGCAGTCGGCGGCGGCGCGCGGCGTGCCGACGACGGCGGTGTCGCTCGGGTTCATGCTGCTCCTCGGGCTCATGGTCGCGGTGAGCGTCCACATCATCGGCGCGCTCCTCGTGATGGCGCTTCTCGTCACGCCGGCCGCCGCGGCGATGCGCATCGCGTCGGGACCCGTCGCGGTGCCGGTCCTGGCGGCATCCTTCGGTCTGGTGTCGGCCGTCGGCGGCATCCTTCTGGCGATCATGGGGACGCTCCCCGTCAGCCCCTACATCACGACGATCTCCTTCGCGATCTACCTCGTCTGCCGCATCGTCGGCTCCCGCCAGGGCCGCGTCACCCGCACCCCCTGA